A stretch of DNA from Pasteurellaceae bacterium RH1A:
CGACTCCAAAAGAGGCCGTATTAAAACAAAATGCAAGACCTTAGACCAGTGCTTTTTCTGACAAAACTGTGATCTTCTTCACAAAACTCACAATTTCTTAACGAAAACTGACAGATTTTCCCCGCTTTAGGCCAAATGAAGTCGCTCAAAAAGGAGCAAAAAGCCTTAAAAACGATAATTTAAACTAAATTGCACCAGGCTTTCTTGTTCAATACCAGATGATTTTGTATATAGCCGGCCTCTAGCCCACTCCAGTTTGGCCTGCAAGCCCTTGTATTCTGCCTCAAGGCCAAGGGCATAGGCCCAGGCTCGCTCTGTTCTTGCATCGGCTAAATTGGATTTTTGCAGGCCTAGGTCAAAGCCCAGATAAGGGGAAATTGTGCCGTATGAGGTCTGCTTGATCCAGGCCAGATTATTGTGCAGAACCAGGCTTTTCTCGGCCGATAAGCCCAGATCATTTAAGCCCCGAACACGGTAACGGCCAGTCAAATCCTCCTGCTTAACCGCAGGCAGGAGCCTGTCGCTATACTGGCCGGTCAGCTGGTGGCTAAAGTGGAAGAGCTGTTGGCCCCAGTGTTGGTAGTGGTTGAAGTGCAGTTCGGCATTCCAACGCTCAATGCGGCTTTCAGGCTGGTTTTGGCCTCGATTTCTGCCCTGTTCGTAGCGCAGGTCTGCAATCAGCGAGCCTTGCTCTAAGATCTGTAAATGATTGAGGCCAAGTGAAAGCGTGATTAGCTTCGGGCTTTGTAGCTCCAAAACCACATCTTCCAAACGGTTCTTGCTGTCTGTTCGCTCCAGCTGAAGAGACCACTTGGAAATATGATTGGCTCCACGGTGGAAGACCTGATCGGCTCCCAAGCCTGCCTGCACGGTTCTGCCCCGCTGTTCTAGCTCGCTGTTGGCCAGGGACAGTTTGTTTTTAAATTGGGAAAAAGAGGCAAAGCCGTTAAAGGTCCAATAGCCGTAGGGTAGGCTGTAATAGAGAAGGGCAGAGCGGCTAAAGTGCTTGGCGGATTTTAGGCTGTGGGCGGCATTAAGATAGAGGCTGTCAGACAAGCCCAATGGGTTGCCGATTTGCAGCCCCGCCTTGGCCTGCCAGCGATTATAGGATTTAGATGCATAATTATCCAAGCCAATCGAGCCTGCAAACCTTGAACTGGCTTGGTTGGTGAAGGCCAGGGCGACCTCACCATTTTGGGCAGGCAGAACATCGACACTAACCTGGTTGCCTGGAATGCGGTTGGCCTGATCGAGAGCCTGATCCAGGTCTTGAATTTTTAGGGGCTTGCCCACGGCCTTAGGTAAAACTTGCTCCAAACGAAAGCCCTTGCTGTCGCTAGAGACCTGAGCCACCTTGCCTTCAAAGACCCGCAGGGTCAAAAAGCCAGATTGATCATCTTCAAACTGAAAGGGGTTATGCACATAGCCTTGGTCTAAATAGGCCTGGGTTAGCTGCTGACTGAGCTGGTTTAAACGCACCTCATTTAAGCATTCGCCCGCCTGCGGGGCAAGGGCGGCAGGATCAATCAGGCTGATGCCGGCAAAACGCAGGCCTTGGTAGTCTAGGCAGACCTGTGAAAAATCGCCTTCACTGGCCACTTTTTCTTCTGCCTGATATTGGCGTTGCTTGAGCAAACGAGCCTGACTTTCCTGTGCAAGCTCGGCCTGTTGTTGCCGGGTTTGTTGAAGAGATTGGCTGATT
This window harbors:
- a CDS encoding hemin-binding protein; protein product: MMHKTLSLALLFSSPLLWADEISQSLQQTRQQQAELAQESQARLLKQRQYQAEEKVASEGDFSQVCLDYQGLRFAGISLIDPAALAPQAGECLNEVRLNQLSQQLTQAYLDQGYVHNPFQFEDDQSGFLTLRVFEGKVAQVSSDSKGFRLEQVLPKAVGKPLKIQDLDQALDQANRIPGNQVSVDVLPAQNGEVALAFTNQASSRFAGSIGLDNYASKSYNRWQAKAGLQIGNPLGLSDSLYLNAAHSLKSAKHFSRSALLYYSLPYGYWTFNGFASFSQFKNKLSLANSELEQRGRTVQAGLGADQVFHRGANHISKWSLQLERTDSKNRLEDVVLELQSPKLITLSLGLNHLQILEQGSLIADLRYEQGRNRGQNQPESRIERWNAELHFNHYQHWGQQLFHFSHQLTGQYSDRLLPAVKQEDLTGRYRVRGLNDLGLSAEKSLVLHNNLAWIKQTSYGTISPYLGFDLGLQKSNLADARTERAWAYALGLEAEYKGLQAKLEWARGRLYTKSSGIEQESLVQFSLNYRF